From Tripterygium wilfordii isolate XIE 37 chromosome 16, ASM1340144v1, whole genome shotgun sequence, one genomic window encodes:
- the LOC119980883 gene encoding uncharacterized protein LOC119980883 isoform X2, producing the protein MSSTPKKRPKSKPNASPSSTPPIPHSIVEPPENFFPSKEEFLRLLAVLAIASSVVVTCNFLVSFFNPTQKPFCDSVSDSLDSLSDFCEPCPSNGECYQGKLECVHGYRRQGNLCVEDGDINETAKRLSKWVEKRLCEAYAQSLCSGTGTIWARQSDIWNDLDGHILMDNFGLDNAIWTHTKRKTMETVGKLLESRTTSYGTKELKCPDLLAEHYKPLTCRIRHWITKHVLVIVPVCALLLGCTILLWKVRWRWYLSSRVEELYHRVCDILEENALMSKSVNDGCESWVVASQLRDHLLLPRERRNHVLWKKVEELIQQDSRIDRYPKLVKGETKVVWEWQVEGSLSSRMRRRQESSKSKSREGVKITSNQQHGMLKAEPKPLIF; encoded by the exons ATGTCATCCACTCCAAAAAAACGCCCAAAATCCAAACCCAACGCTTCTCCTTCTTCGACTCCACCAATTCCACACTCAATCGTGGAGCCACCAGAAAATTTCTTCCCTTCGAAAGAAGAGTTCTTGAGGCTCCTTGCAGTGCTTGCCATCGCATCCTCGGTCGTCGTCACCTGCAATTTCCTCGTCTCCTTCTTCAACCCCACCCAGAAACCCTTCTGCGATAGCGTTTCAGACTCCCTTGATTCTCTCTCAG ATTTTTGTGAGCCTTGTCCTTCAAATGGAGAATGTTATCAAGGCAAGTTGGAATGTGTTCATGGCTATAGAAGGCAGGGCAATTTATGTGTTGAAGATGGAGATATCAATGAAACAGCTAAGAGACTT TCAAAGTGGGTAGAAAAACGTCTTTGTGAAGCCTATGCTCAATCTCTGTGCAGCGGAACCGGGACAATTTGG GCTCGACAAAGTGATATATGGAATGATTTAGATGGACACATTCTGATGGATAATTTTGGTTTGGACAATGCCATTTGGACACATACCAAGAGAAAGACAATGGAGACTGTTGGTAAATTATTAGAGTCACGAACGACTTCTTATGG AACTAAAGAGTTGAAGTGTCCAGACTTGCTAGCAGAACATTATAAACCACTTACCTGTCGCATTCGTCATTGGATCACCAAGCACGTTCTCGTTATTGTTCCAGTTTGTGCATTG CTATTGGGATGCACGATATTACTTTGGAAAGTTCGCTGGAGATGGTATCTATCGAGCCGAGTTGAGGAGCTTTACCATCGG GTTTGCGACATACTCGAGGAAAATGCTTTGATGTCGAAGAGTGTAAATGATGGATGTGAATCTTGGGTAGTTGCCTCTCAGTTACGGGATCATTTACTTTTGCCGAGAGAAAGGAGAAATCATGTGCTGTGGAAGAag GTTGAGGAGTTAATACAGCAAGATTCTCGTATAGATCGGTATCCAAAGCTGGTGAAGGGTGAGACAAAAGTGGTGTGGGAATGGCAAG TTGAAGGTTCTCTGAGCTCTAGGATGAGAAGAAGACAAGAGTCAAGCAAATCAAAGTCAAGAGAAGGCGTGAAGATAACTTCCAATCAACAACATGGAATGTTGAAGGCTG AGCCTAAGCCCTTGATTTTTTGA
- the LOC119980883 gene encoding uncharacterized protein LOC119980883 isoform X1, with protein MSSTPKKRPKSKPNASPSSTPPIPHSIVEPPENFFPSKEEFLRLLAVLAIASSVVVTCNFLVSFFNPTQKPFCDSVSDSLDSLSDFCEPCPSNGECYQGKLECVHGYRRQGNLCVEDGDINETAKRLSKWVEKRLCEAYAQSLCSGTGTIWARQSDIWNDLDGHILMDNFGLDNAIWTHTKRKTMETVGKLLESRTTSYGTKELKCPDLLAEHYKPLTCRIRHWITKHVLVIVPVCALLLGCTILLWKVRWRWYLSSRVEELYHRVCDILEENALMSKSVNDGCESWVVASQLRDHLLLPRERRNHVLWKKVEELIQQDSRIDRYPKLVKGETKVVWEWQVEGSLSSRMRRRQESSKSKSREGVKITSNQQHGMLKAGKLQNSRA; from the exons ATGTCATCCACTCCAAAAAAACGCCCAAAATCCAAACCCAACGCTTCTCCTTCTTCGACTCCACCAATTCCACACTCAATCGTGGAGCCACCAGAAAATTTCTTCCCTTCGAAAGAAGAGTTCTTGAGGCTCCTTGCAGTGCTTGCCATCGCATCCTCGGTCGTCGTCACCTGCAATTTCCTCGTCTCCTTCTTCAACCCCACCCAGAAACCCTTCTGCGATAGCGTTTCAGACTCCCTTGATTCTCTCTCAG ATTTTTGTGAGCCTTGTCCTTCAAATGGAGAATGTTATCAAGGCAAGTTGGAATGTGTTCATGGCTATAGAAGGCAGGGCAATTTATGTGTTGAAGATGGAGATATCAATGAAACAGCTAAGAGACTT TCAAAGTGGGTAGAAAAACGTCTTTGTGAAGCCTATGCTCAATCTCTGTGCAGCGGAACCGGGACAATTTGG GCTCGACAAAGTGATATATGGAATGATTTAGATGGACACATTCTGATGGATAATTTTGGTTTGGACAATGCCATTTGGACACATACCAAGAGAAAGACAATGGAGACTGTTGGTAAATTATTAGAGTCACGAACGACTTCTTATGG AACTAAAGAGTTGAAGTGTCCAGACTTGCTAGCAGAACATTATAAACCACTTACCTGTCGCATTCGTCATTGGATCACCAAGCACGTTCTCGTTATTGTTCCAGTTTGTGCATTG CTATTGGGATGCACGATATTACTTTGGAAAGTTCGCTGGAGATGGTATCTATCGAGCCGAGTTGAGGAGCTTTACCATCGG GTTTGCGACATACTCGAGGAAAATGCTTTGATGTCGAAGAGTGTAAATGATGGATGTGAATCTTGGGTAGTTGCCTCTCAGTTACGGGATCATTTACTTTTGCCGAGAGAAAGGAGAAATCATGTGCTGTGGAAGAag GTTGAGGAGTTAATACAGCAAGATTCTCGTATAGATCGGTATCCAAAGCTGGTGAAGGGTGAGACAAAAGTGGTGTGGGAATGGCAAG TTGAAGGTTCTCTGAGCTCTAGGATGAGAAGAAGACAAGAGTCAAGCAAATCAAAGTCAAGAGAAGGCGTGAAGATAACTTCCAATCAACAACATGGAATGTTGAAGGCTGGTAAGCTGCAAAATTCCAG AGCCTAA